The Arachis hypogaea cultivar Tifrunner chromosome 16, arahy.Tifrunner.gnm2.J5K5, whole genome shotgun sequence genome contains a region encoding:
- the LOC112756631 gene encoding uncharacterized protein, translating to MKLGVGTSLPGLVATKVGANVTLTDDSTRFEVLENMRRVCDLNKIECNVLGLTWGVWDSSIESLQPTIILGADVLYDSNAFDDLFATVTFLLQNSPGSSFITSYHNRSGHHFIEFLLRKWGLKCLILIMALTKAS from the exons ATGAAA CTTGGTGTCGGAACTTCCTTGCCTGGTTTGGTTGCAACAAAAGTTGGAGCCAATGTTACTCTTACTGATGACTCCACCAGATTTGAG GTGCTTGAAAACATGAGAAGAGTGTGTGACTTAAATAAAATCGAGTGCAAT GTGCTAGGATTGACATGGGGTGTTTGGGATTCATCCATAGAAAGTTTACAACCAACTATTATTCTAGGAGCTGATGTCTTGTATGATTCAAACG CCTTTGATGACCTCTTTGCCACTGTGACGTTTCTGCTGCAAAATTCTCCTGGGTCAAGTTTTATAACCTCGTACCACAATCGAAG CGGGCATCACTTTATTGAGTTCTTGCTGAGGAAATGGGGCCTAAAGTGTCTCATTCTGATCATGGCGTTAACAAAAGCCTCATAA